In Hippoglossus hippoglossus isolate fHipHip1 chromosome 11, fHipHip1.pri, whole genome shotgun sequence, the sequence CCTGCTGTTCTGCAGCGGCAGCGTCTCGAAGTCCGGGTCGGGCTTGTTCCCGGTGGGCGCGGTGGAGGTGACCTGCGGGTCGGCCCACACCGGCGACTTGTAGTTGTTGCAGGCTTCCTGGTCCAGCCGGCTCCTCTGGTGCTCGCAGCAGAAGCGGTAGTGGCAGGTGCCGCAGCAGTAGATGTAGCTGCCTTTGGAGCAGTTGAAGGTTGTGTCAAAGTGGCCCATGACGTCGTAGTAACCCCTGAGGAGACATTTTGTCAGTGACGTTACAGAGTTTGTGACCTCATTGACCTAATTTCTACAAACCAGTGGAAGAAGTACACAGATGTTTAGTAAAATTAAAAATCTGACGTTCAGAAAACTgtcctttgctgcagctcctcttttcagcctctgtctcaaacacttggttttagctcctgtctctttaaaccCAGTCTGCCCTGATTGGTCAGCTGTTCCTCTCCAAGTTTCCAGGTTGAACGACATGTTTCCACGGAAATCGTGTCAACGAGCGTCGAGGTTGGTTTTCTATggtttggtgggtgtgtcacAGGAGTCGTCCAATCAGCAGCGTGTATATAAAGTTCTCTACAGACGTGGCAGCTGCTGTTTGGTCTTCACATCAACTGAACCAATGGCATTTAACCCTGAGACTTCTTCCGGAGAAATGTTTTCAGTGGAGCGGACTTAACATAAAACGTCTCCTTTAGAAGTTCAGTATCGAGGAGCATATAATGCAAATGCTCTGGTATGTCCTCAAACTGTAGCTGAGTTAATGTTTCAGTGACTCTCCACCTCTGCTGCCAACACGCTGCTGCTTTGCAGAGGCAGCTTTCCAATGAGCTAATGCAcatttctcctttcttctcccaCTGGGTTTGAGGCATGTTGTGAGCTGCCTACGTACTCGATGCACCATGTTGTGTTGATGGAACAGATCTGATCTGTGCAGCTGGAGGAAGTATAATGTCCGACAAGATGGAAAATATTCATGTGCGATCCTGAGAATAAtttcacattcttttttttacactccCGCTTACGAACAACACAAGAAAAATGTCTGAGGAAGAAATTAGACATTATTGTAGAACACAGAATATCCACACGTGGAAACTTCTCAGATCATCGGTGTGTTTAACGCAGGATTCGACCTCAGTAATTAAACTAAAAGCTTCCTGTGATCGAATAAAACCACGAGAACCTTTGAGAGATTCACGACAGATTCATAGATGGTGTTTGTCTCGTGTCGTCGTCCTGTCAGTGCTGCGTTCCTCCGCCTGaacgagctgctgctggtgaacGTGCTGCGGAGCCGCTCGCCAACACACAGGCTGATTTAGAGCCCATCGcatgttgcctagcaacagcgAGACGCCTCTGAGTGGAGACTGGAAGCCGGAGCGAGTTTGTGGCATCAGAGGAATCAACACATCACACGGATGGAAATAAAATAGAGACGTGACATGAACTTCACTCAACACCAGCAAACTGATTTTACCCATCAACTTGAATCCACGAGATTTATCtgatatattaaataaaaaatacattttccatgaGCTAAATCATGTGAAATCAAACTTCAGCAATTTCATTCAAATCTCTTCCGTCACTAAAATACTAAAGACATTATAAGTGTAAATTTAAAATCAGCGGTGATGAACCAAAACTGAGCAAACTCAAACtcaacaggaaacaggaaacagatttgTTCTTTACCTGCACACGTCCACATCCACCAGCTGTCGGGGAGGCGGAGCCACCTGGGCCGCTCCGAGTGGAGGCTTCAGGGCGTCGGCCGTCATGTTCCTCGGCAACATGGTCTGAGGGAGGGGCTTTGGAGGAAGCTCGGCCATAACTGGTGGAGGAGAATCGTCCCCGTCCTCCACCTCGGCCGCTTTGGGCGCCACTTTGGGTCCGGCGGGCGGCGGCGGCAGCCGTGGCTTGTAGCCGGTCAAGAGGAACAAGGTGCTGCTTGTTTTGCCACCGCTGCCGGTCAACGTCCTCACATCACCATCGACAGCGCGTCCTGCCTTGGTGATGGTTACCGAGGAAACGGCAAGGCAGGAGAAAAGCAGGACGGCGAGGGACGAGTAAAACATCCCTCCGGAAATTGTGGGTTTCATCGTTTTTACCACAAAGTTCATGAACCGACgtcaaaaaaaaatccaatgaGCCAACGATCGGCGTCCTCTTCCAAGATGGCAGCTCGTCGACGTATAAAAAGGCTCCGTATGAAAAGGTCAGACCCTGGTGAACTCACAGCGTCGTGTTTCGTCCACGTGGCACAGGAGCGAAGGTTTTTCTCTGGGAGTTCATCAACGGGTTTCACTCCTTCATCCTAATGTAAACATGTCTCTGCGTACGAATCCGTCCCTTAAGCAGCTTTTGTAAACATTGAGGTCTTTCAGCGTTTTTCAGGCCCCAGACAAAGTGCCTGTGAAATGGCTAAAGTCTGAAATCATCTTAAAGTAAAACGTCAAGTAATGAACAACATGGGTTTGTGTCAGGGCAGCAGGTGTCAGATAAGTTTGGTTCTGACGAAGTTTTACAGTCCACTggccaaaaatgtaaaatcGTTAAAATAGGCAGTAATCTCTTTTCTTTTCGTAAACAAAATGAGAGCGAGAAAAATGTAAACTCTTAACGTAGCGACCTGTAGAGTCTGCAGAGTTTTCCTTTTATGGCACGAAAGTTACAATTCACATGAGAGACGGAAATGGAAAACGTCTGTAAACATTGAGCGCTGAATGTAAACTtgtatttttctcctttaatgAGCTGTGACGGATGTCGGAAGAATTCTTGTGGGAGTTTGGCACTTCTGTTGTCCTGCGTGGAAAACGGACGCGTGAAATCATACGTGGAAAAAAACGACAAAGCAGATTGTGTGTTCAAgctccgcgtgtgtgtgtgtgtttgtgtgtgtaaacaacACAGCTGGCTGCTTTGAGTGAGTCTTAACAAAGCTGTGACCTCTTTTTTACGTGTCTTTCACAATTCGTCCGATAAGCGAGCTCCTTCCTTTCAAAAGCGATTTCAGTAAAGGTCAAGATGCTTGAAGTTTTGGTTTAAATCAGAAAAGTGGATTTAGACGTCACAGATCCGAGAGAAGGTCCGGCAGCgagcgaccgcgaggacggaGATCAGTTCTGTAAATGAGCGTGTCAAGGCATTCACGAAAACAGTGATCGACAGCGACGGgattacagaaagaaaaagccGGAACAGCGCGGGAACCTTATGTGCGTTCGATACCCTTGTGTGAGTGTCTCTGCTCTGAGTTGAGCTTGGCCCAGCAGAAGAGAACGAAGGAGGGCTTGGGCCCGGTTCTAGCAGGGCAGCGAGGTTCTGCCCACAGAACAGACATGAAAATGTCCGGATTCATCCGTCAGCACAGCGGAACACGGGATGACGACGGGGGAACTCGACGCGGCCACGATTCACCGCCGCACTCGGACGCCCGCCGCAGGCTCGTCGGGTCACAGGTTCGGTTCGGACGCAGGTCGAAAGAAAAAAGTCACAACTTACGAATCTGCTCTTTCATGCAAACGTAGGAAATGTGGGTTTTCCTGCGCTGACTCCCTGAATGTGTGCGTGCACCGACGTGAAGATCACTTAAACATCGTGAGGCGTTCGGTCAATGTGAAAGGTTTCGTATGGCTGGTGTTCGGTATGGCTTTAggttgcttttttctttttgtctttttcttacAAACTGAATCCTCTTACACCGAAAAGGTAAAAACAGTGAAAGGTTTTAAATTGCATGTTTCGagtaaaagaagaggaagaatgttaaaaagaagagaaaaggttGAAGAGGTCGGataaggggggtggggggggggggggcgggttCGGCGTGATCGAGACGCCACGTGTGGAAGAGACGGGAGACGACACGGAGCGAGAGGCTTCTCTCGTAGAAGCGACTGGAAGAAGGAGATAGGGAAAGTGTCAGCAGTGTTTCACAGACTGAGACGACAGTAAATCTCTGAGCCTTTGagatagcagcagcagcagcagcagcagcagcagcagcggaggaggaggaggaggaggaggaggaggtggtggaggtggaggaggtggtgctTGTATTTATCAGCTTCAGACGGGGGCTTGTCAGTCAAACGCCGTCCTGCTGAAGCCTTGTAGCGTTCAGTTAGAAAGCACTTTGAACCAATAATGCACTGATCATCGTCCCGGGAGGAGAAGAGTCTTTAAAGcagcaaagacacagagagacataaACGGTATAAACTCTCTGCAGGTTAAACGTGACGAGACGCAGGAGGTGGACGAAGCCGTTtgctctgcttcttcctcttgaCACAGTCAGCTTGGCACCTGGTTTTGGTTTCGCTTGTAACAAAAGAAACGACAGACGAGACGGGAAGAGGCTCAGAAACCTGGATTCCCAACAGCATCAAGGAGAGGAGGACTGCAGCGTCCGGTGAGGAGCGTCGGCTTCGAGGGGAAACGTCCGGGAGGTGCAGCCGTCACCTGCTCGCCGTCTCTTCAGGTTCACATCCACTCCACAGGATTCACACTGAAAGAGAcgaacacaacacaaaaagagatttattaaagtaaatttaagtaaatcatatttaattcattatattgtgatttgttttcatcttttcccccaaaaaacacaactcGTCTGAACATTTAGCCTGAAAGTTTCCGCAGTCGCTGAAAATGAGGATGAaacttttcctgctgcttcttctgatgacaaacaaactccacaaaatgtcagaaacactATTTTACGCACATTTTCTCACGAAGTAAAAAAAGAGTAAAGCAGAAAATAGATTTTTGAATAAacgatgaaaacaaaacaaacaacaacaaagtttgCTGAGGCGACTTAAAGTAAAAGACGAAAACAAACGAGGGAATCGAACCTCCTGCAGTTTCTGTTAGGATTCTGTTGATAATGTTGACTTTATTACTTCCTGTGtcaaatgcagaaaaacaacagactgtAGTTTGGGCCGAGACGAACTTTCTACAGGAAGTCGACGGCTCAGAGATGATTTTATATACAAGACTCCGGCCTCCAGCAACTTTACGTGGAGCTTATTGAAAGCTTGATTAGACCTGAGATTCTGCTGAatggagggacacacacacacacacacacacacacagacacacactcacacacacagacacacacacacactcacacacatcagcTGACAGCGGAGACGGGAGCAGCCGTGATCTGACTTTGATAAAAAGAGAGCAGgcgacatgacagctgccaTATGGACTCATCTGACAGAGGGGCCGAGCAGAGAGaccacagatgtgtgtgtgtctgtgtgtgtgtgtgtgtctgtgtgtgtgtgtctgtttacagAATGAGGCCTGCAGCGTCAGGAACGGCAGAGACTCAGCACTGCTGTCAGGAGGAAATCCAACAAACTGatcttttctccctcttgttAAATACTTTCAAACGTTGTGTCTCCATTAACCTCGTGAACTGAGCTCTATGTAAACGTCTgtcgtgacctttgacccccgcGAAGCCAGAtaacaggtttttaaatgtttgatatttcagAGCCGACTGAcgcgtctgtgtttgtttgccgatatgaaaacttttattttacagaaacatttattttaacatttgacataatgtttattttcttaattccaCTTGGTTCTTTCcataacaaaaaagaaaagagatcaGCAGCAGGACAAGTTTCAGCCTCTGGAGCAGCAACACGACTCTGCAGCCGACAGAAGCATCAGAGCGGCAGTTTCTAAAGATATGTTTTAACACGCAGCATCAGAAAGATAGAAACATGCACGGCAGAGAATAATTATCAAATTATATGAAAAAAGGACGTTATTCTCTCAATGTGAGAGGAGGATACGAGCACAGGATGTTCTGATTCCAGGACTGGACCGGGACTATTTCCTGGATCACGGTTAACCTACATAGTCTCAGCTGGAAGGTTGTGGTTGCTCCGCTGCCCCGACAGCCCGGCTACACGTCAGCGTGTCTCCACCTCCGGGGGCTTTTCCAACCCGCTTCCTCAGATGTGGTAATTAAGAAGCCCCCgctgacacacagctgaaccTCCGCTGAACCTCCACCGGCTTTCTAGGCGAGAGACGCATCCAATCCaatcaaaatgaacaaaaaaaacaaataaaataaataacatcagaTGTGCGTGTGTTCATGGATTTAATCTGGACCTGgtgtcacaataaaatacataaaaaacataattctgAGTCGATCCGATGGAATCTCGTGTTCAAACAGGATGTGAGGGTTCAAACATTGTCGGTTTTATTAGCTGTTATATTTTTGGTGCTTATTAAAACACGATGGTCTCAATCTAAAATCAACACAGTGATAATCGAAGGATAGTCTGCTTTTAACTAATTATTCTTTatcatattaatattaaaacattatgaGCATTATTATCCCGTATTATTTCCTGTTAATATCACCATCACTGTGAAGCACCGTGATCTAACCAAGTCGTGTTTTATGAGGTTTCATGTCAGTTACTGAGACGAGTTTCTGGTTGTtgagtgttttgtattttacattacatttcatgtaTGTATTTGAATTAGGTCGTCCAAACCTTAGCAAATACAACAATTATGattcaatgacattttaaaaacaaacaaaaacaaacaaacaaacaaacaacagaatacACATGAGCCTTTGAACTTGTCACAGTCATAGGTCTTTGATCTTGGGGCTACGatattaaatcacatttctttgatCTTCTATACGTCTACCTATAGTATCTCTTCATCCTTTCCACTGGTTTGATTCTGAAATTACGTTGTGTGTCGAGCGGCTGctaaaaagcacaaaatgtcGGAAGGAGACGAAGCGGACTGCCCTCGCAGACCAGCTTCCCGGGCGTTTGTCGTGATGGAGCTTCTGTTGGAGAGGCTGAAGCTGTTAAACTACGAGGAGGAAGTTGTGGCCCGACACAACCTGAAGCCCCTGAACAGACATTATTTTGTTGCCAGTCGATATCTGCCTTCCGACCCCGACGAGCAGTTCCACATGTTCCGCGTCATCGCAGCGTGGCTCATCAACGCGGCAGGGAGGTCGTTCCCCGCGCCTCAGGAAAACGACGACCCAACCGCCACCGCGTCCAACATCCTGGCCGAGCTCAGGGCCCTCGGAGGTAAGGGGAATTTCCCACCAACCAATCTCCTCCAGGGTTCTGGCGAGTGTGTCTGCTTCGTGCTGTACCAACTGGCTGAGAAGGCCCTGAAGAAGAGAGGGTTCTCCTTTAAAAGGCCGACCCATGCGAGAGAAAGCACAGAAGACGAGTTCATGATGGAGGACAAGGCAGAGCTAACGTTCGACAATGAGGAGGATGAGACGAgcgatgatgaggaggaggacgagatGGATCAGGAGGCGGTTGATCCAGCAGAGTGGGCGCTGGAGGTAGAGAGAGTCCTGCCTCAGCTCACAGCCCCGATCGAGACCGACAACAAGGACTGGAGGAGCCACGTGGACCAGCTGCATCAACACAGGGA encodes:
- the LOC117770653 gene encoding intraflagellar transport protein 57 homolog; translated protein: MSEGDEADCPRRPASRAFVVMELLLERLKLLNYEEEVVARHNLKPLNRHYFVASRYLPSDPDEQFHMFRVIAAWLINAAGRSFPAPQENDDPTATASNILAELRALGGKGNFPPTNLLQGSGECVCFVLYQLAEKALKKRGFSFKRPTHARESTEDEFMMEDKAELTFDNEEDETSDDEEEDEMDQEAVDPAEWALEVERVLPQLTAPIETDNKDWRSHVDQLHQHRDRIYSSLEQTMSFLHKLQEDISSNMKKLSSREESINFQLKHLIQEYRDGQAKMRDASEQYEKANGRMMDRTRVVAEVNDSLRKVKKQMEEKGSSMSDEAPVVKINQSLVKLNQEIAEMDVTISVLQHLLLQAKLREKHNMMCDMYATNIPDAAAEPFSPS